A genome region from Arthrobacter agilis includes the following:
- a CDS encoding LuxR C-terminal-related transcriptional regulator, which translates to MMAVLSTKFFVPSQRSESVSRPRLVERLVAGFRSGRRLALVCAPAGFGKTTVLGEWIAQLRRQNPDMCIAWLSLEESDNDPVRFLTYLTAALHRADPDVGSEDPEVRLPAEAALTPLINDMTRSARPMILFLDDFQVIEDTSVRDAVVFLLDHLPPGMHVAIASRSDPLLPLARLRAGGRLTELRAADLRFTQDEATAFLNQVMGLALTQENLAALETRTEGWIAGLQLAALSMRESTDVPAFIDAFTGSNRFVIDYLSEEVLRRAPLHLREFLLQTAVLDRLSGPLCDAVTGRTDSTQILESLERANLFIVPLDDKRQWYRYHHLFAEVLRSRLLTHGTAHVAALHRAASAWYENNDAPDEAVRHAFEAADFPGAARLIEAAIPGVRKSRQDATLLGWLARLPDDARNRRPVLRVFSAWSSLVAGDIFSADHQLTAAERLLAMSDDGEDPAHDSEPGEELRNLPVTIELYRASLALARGDQAGFAIHAHRAFDSARPEDHLGRGAAAGLLGLALWAGGDLEAGVVAFRNSAASLRLAGNLTDALSTTMVITDMLLPLGRLREARTIYEAALQQSIDHGNGGPPTADLHAGLSDLYRECNELSLAQEHLAASTELGEGALSHEHRYRWFVAMARVHEALGQPELALEALTGAEQHYRRGFFPDVRPIGGLRARILIAQGHLREARAWVDEQTLTPCGMLDYHSEFSHITLARLLIAEHREYPLSHSLDQAHELLGRLLVAAEAGGRTGSMSEIRVLQALAFHAQGQISLALVPLERALTDTEPEGYARLFIDEGAPMLALLRHAAGAGICPAFVRRLSQALRDTGDAGSPDQPYETLSEREFHVLRLLATELSGPEIARELYVSLNTMRTHTKHIFLKLDVSSRAAAVRRAESLGLI; encoded by the coding sequence ATGATGGCGGTGCTGAGTACGAAGTTCTTCGTTCCGTCGCAGCGCTCTGAGTCGGTGTCCCGTCCTCGTCTGGTGGAGCGTCTGGTCGCCGGGTTCCGGTCGGGACGACGACTCGCGCTCGTCTGTGCACCGGCCGGGTTCGGCAAGACCACCGTCCTGGGGGAGTGGATAGCGCAGCTGCGCCGGCAGAACCCGGACATGTGCATCGCGTGGTTGTCCCTTGAAGAGAGCGACAACGATCCTGTCCGCTTCCTCACCTACCTGACTGCCGCACTTCATCGGGCCGACCCCGACGTCGGCTCGGAGGATCCAGAGGTGCGACTGCCGGCCGAAGCGGCCCTCACCCCGCTGATCAATGACATGACGCGCAGCGCGCGGCCGATGATCCTCTTCCTGGACGATTTCCAGGTCATCGAGGACACGTCGGTCCGTGACGCGGTCGTTTTCCTGCTTGATCACCTGCCACCCGGGATGCACGTCGCCATCGCGAGCCGTTCTGATCCGCTCCTTCCCCTGGCGCGGCTGCGAGCAGGCGGCCGCCTGACCGAGTTACGCGCCGCCGACCTGCGTTTCACCCAGGATGAAGCGACCGCCTTCCTCAACCAGGTCATGGGCCTGGCCTTGACCCAGGAGAACCTCGCTGCGCTCGAGACCCGCACGGAGGGCTGGATCGCCGGACTCCAACTCGCCGCGCTGTCCATGCGCGAAAGTACGGATGTCCCGGCCTTCATCGACGCGTTCACCGGCAGCAACCGCTTCGTCATCGACTACCTCTCCGAGGAGGTTCTCCGCCGGGCACCGCTCCACCTGCGCGAGTTCCTCCTCCAGACGGCAGTCCTTGACCGGCTCAGCGGGCCGCTGTGTGATGCGGTGACCGGACGGACCGACAGCACCCAGATCCTGGAATCCCTTGAGCGCGCCAACCTGTTCATCGTGCCCCTGGACGACAAGCGGCAATGGTACCGATACCATCACCTCTTCGCCGAGGTTCTGCGTTCGAGGCTGCTCACGCACGGCACGGCGCACGTTGCGGCCCTCCACAGGGCGGCCAGTGCGTGGTACGAGAACAACGACGCGCCCGACGAAGCGGTCAGGCACGCATTCGAAGCAGCCGACTTCCCGGGGGCCGCGCGCTTGATCGAAGCGGCCATCCCCGGTGTCCGCAAGAGCCGACAGGACGCAACCCTCCTCGGCTGGCTCGCGAGGCTGCCGGATGATGCCAGGAACCGCAGGCCAGTGCTGAGGGTGTTCTCCGCGTGGTCCTCACTCGTCGCCGGGGACATCTTCTCCGCCGATCATCAACTCACCGCAGCAGAACGTCTCCTCGCGATGTCCGATGACGGCGAAGATCCCGCCCATGATTCCGAGCCCGGCGAGGAACTCCGGAACCTGCCCGTCACGATCGAGCTCTACCGCGCCTCCCTCGCCCTGGCCCGGGGAGACCAAGCCGGCTTCGCGATTCACGCTCATCGCGCGTTCGACTCGGCGAGGCCCGAAGACCACCTGGGGCGGGGCGCGGCGGCCGGCCTGCTGGGCCTTGCCTTGTGGGCCGGCGGCGATCTCGAGGCCGGCGTCGTGGCCTTCAGGAACTCTGCGGCAAGCCTTCGCCTCGCCGGCAACCTGACCGATGCGCTGAGCACCACCATGGTGATCACCGACATGCTGCTGCCGCTCGGTCGACTGCGGGAAGCCCGGACGATCTATGAGGCCGCGCTGCAGCAGTCCATCGACCACGGCAACGGTGGCCCACCGACAGCGGACCTCCATGCAGGGCTCAGTGACCTGTATCGGGAGTGCAACGAGCTGTCGCTCGCCCAGGAGCACCTGGCGGCAAGCACCGAACTGGGCGAAGGCGCGCTCTCGCACGAACATCGCTACCGGTGGTTCGTGGCGATGGCCAGAGTGCACGAAGCCCTCGGGCAACCCGAGCTCGCCCTCGAAGCTCTCACGGGCGCCGAACAGCACTACCGGCGGGGCTTCTTCCCCGACGTCAGACCGATCGGCGGCCTGCGCGCCCGCATCCTGATCGCCCAGGGGCACCTTCGGGAAGCACGAGCGTGGGTGGACGAGCAGACACTGACACCCTGCGGGATGCTCGATTACCACTCCGAATTCAGCCATATCACTCTCGCTCGGCTGCTGATCGCAGAGCACCGCGAATACCCCCTGAGTCACTCTCTCGACCAGGCACACGAGCTACTCGGTCGCCTGCTCGTTGCAGCCGAAGCCGGCGGACGTACGGGGAGCATGAGCGAGATCCGGGTGCTGCAGGCTCTGGCATTCCACGCGCAGGGCCAGATATCCCTGGCACTCGTGCCCCTGGAACGAGCCCTGACGGACACCGAGCCCGAAGGCTATGCCCGACTGTTCATCGACGAGGGCGCACCGATGCTGGCACTCCTGCGCCACGCCGCCGGCGCGGGCATCTGCCCGGCCTTCGTGCGTCGGCTCAGCCAGGCCCTCCGCGACACCGGCGACGCCGGGTCCCCGGACCAACCCTACGAAACGCTCAGTGAACGTGAGTTCCACGTGCTCAGGCTTCTCGCCACAGAGCTGTCAGGGCCGGAAATCGCCCGCGAACTCTACGTCTCACTCAACACGATGCGGACCCACACGAAGCACATCTTCCTCAAGCTCGACGTGAGCAGCCGGGCCGCCGCCGTCCGCCGCGCCGAATCGCTGGGCCTGATCTGA
- a CDS encoding DUF4242 domain-containing protein — protein sequence MTLYMDVHETLPEGIGAQDVAGAHARDLETQDKYDVKYLRYWVDEQHGKVFCLVEAPDAAAAITVHREGHGLVADRIFPVIEGS from the coding sequence ATGACTCTCTATATGGATGTACACGAGACACTTCCCGAGGGAATCGGAGCACAGGACGTGGCCGGTGCTCATGCCCGAGACCTGGAGACCCAGGACAAGTACGACGTGAAGTACCTGCGCTACTGGGTCGATGAGCAGCACGGGAAGGTGTTCTGTCTGGTCGAGGCACCAGATGCCGCGGCCGCGATCACTGTTCATCGCGAGGGTCACGGGCTCGTCGCGGACCGCATCTTCCCCGTGATCGAGGGGTCGTGA